The following proteins come from a genomic window of Deinococcus aquiradiocola:
- a CDS encoding M20/M25/M40 family metallo-hydrolase, which produces MPQPDLIALLIRIAQTPAPTFEEGARARLIADLWAESGHPVTLDDAGNVVVRLGPARGQALALASHLDTVFSADTDVRVRQEGHRLIGPGVGDNSASLTVMTAFLQGLDVQTLRRPLWLVANVGEEGLGDLKGAKHLLNAHASELAAFVAVDGYLGVAVTRAVGVRRYRVRFTGPGGHSWGDQTPSALHALGLAITALYSLPLPLHPRTTLNVGHASGGTSVNSIAGSAELLLDLRSLDAGHLSSLDSRARHALEGAARQAGVQVTLDLVGDRPGGDLNAEALLAMARRAALPSGLDIRSAASSTDANAAVPHNLPAIALGVYRGGHAHREDEWVQTESLEVGLGVLRRFVDAYQRQPLA; this is translated from the coding sequence GTGCCCCAGCCAGACCTGATCGCCCTGCTCATCCGTATCGCCCAGACGCCCGCGCCCACCTTCGAGGAGGGGGCCCGCGCGCGACTGATCGCGGACCTGTGGGCCGAGAGCGGTCATCCGGTCACGCTGGACGACGCCGGGAACGTCGTCGTGCGGCTCGGCCCGGCGCGTGGGCAGGCGCTCGCGCTCGCGTCTCACCTCGATACGGTCTTCTCGGCGGACACGGATGTCCGCGTGCGGCAGGAGGGCCACCGCCTGATCGGGCCGGGCGTGGGCGACAACAGCGCCAGCCTGACCGTCATGACAGCCTTCCTGCAGGGCCTGGACGTGCAGACGCTGCGCCGCCCGCTGTGGCTGGTCGCGAACGTCGGTGAGGAAGGTCTGGGCGACCTGAAAGGCGCCAAGCACCTGCTGAACGCGCACGCGAGCGAACTGGCGGCCTTCGTCGCGGTGGACGGGTACCTGGGCGTGGCCGTCACGCGCGCGGTCGGCGTGCGCCGTTACCGGGTGCGGTTCACTGGGCCCGGCGGTCACTCGTGGGGGGATCAGACGCCGAGTGCCCTGCATGCGCTGGGCCTCGCCATCACTGCGCTGTACAGCCTGCCGCTGCCGCTGCACCCGCGCACGACGCTGAACGTCGGGCACGCGAGCGGCGGGACGAGCGTGAACAGCATCGCGGGCAGCGCCGAACTGCTGCTCGACCTGCGCTCCCTGGACGCCGGGCACCTGAGCAGCCTCGACAGCCGTGCCCGACACGCCCTGGAGGGCGCGGCGCGGCAGGCGGGCGTGCAGGTGACGCTGGACCTCGTGGGGGACCGGCCGGGCGGCGACCTGAACGCCGAGGCGCTTCTCGCGATGGCGCGGCGCGCGGCGCTCCCGTCCGGGCTGGACATCCGCAGCGCCGCGAGCAGCACCGACGCGAACGCGGCCGTGCCGCACAACCTGCCGGCCATCGCACTCGGCGTGTACCGGGGCGGGCACGCGCACCGCGAGGACGAGTGGGTACAGACAGAAAGCCTGGAGGTCGGGCTGGGCGTGCTGCGCCGCTTCGTGGACGCGTACCAGCGGCAACCGCTCGCCTGA